From one Scyliorhinus torazame isolate Kashiwa2021f chromosome 25, sScyTor2.1, whole genome shotgun sequence genomic stretch:
- the snrpa gene encoding U1 small nuclear ribonucleoprotein A, translating into MSIQESRPNHTIYINNLNEKIKKDELKKSLYAIFSQFGQILDILVSRNLKMRGQAFVIFKEVSSATNALRSMQGFPFYDKPMRIQYAKTDSDIIAKMKGTFVERDRKKEKRKVKAPEPSGNKKASAPPTANAVPLPVSGMPMMNQAPRMMQMPGQPHYMPPPGMMPPPGMAPGQMPPGSIPPGQMMAGQMPPPAQAVPENPPNHILFLTNLPEETNELMLSMLFNQFPGFKEVRLVPGRHDIAFVEFDNEVQAGAARDALQGFKITQSNAMKISFAKK; encoded by the exons ATGTCTATTCAAGAATCCCGCCCAAATCACACCATCTACATCAACAACCTGAATGAAAAGATCAAGAAAGATG AGTTGAAGAAATCGCTCTACGCTATCTTTTCCCAGTTTGGCCAGATTCTCGACATCCTTGTCTCCCGGAACCTAAAGATGCGAGGACaagcctttgtgatattcaaagaaGTCAGCAGTGCCACTAATGCCCTAAGATCGATGCAGGGTTTCCCCTTCTATGACAAGCCAATG CGAATTCAGTACGCTAAGACTGATTCCGATATTATCGCTAAGATGAAGGGCACCTTCGTGGAGCGTGACCGCAAGAAGGAAAAGAGGAAGGTGAAAGCTCCTGAGCCTTCTGGCAACAAGAAGGCTTCAGCACCCCCAACAGCCAATGCTGTGCCCCTTCCTGTCTCG GGTATGCCCATGATGAACCAAGCCCCGCGGATGATGCAAATGCCAGGACAGCCTCACTACATGCCCCCGCCTGGTATGATGCCCCCGCctgggatggcacctggccagatgcCACCAGGTTCCATTCCTCCTGGTCAGATGATGGCTGGCCAGATGCCGCCCCCTGCCCAGGCG GTGCCTGAGAATCCACCCAATCACATCCTGTTCTTAACCAACCTGCCCGAGGAGACCAATGAGCTGATGCTGTCCATGCTTTTCAATCA GTTCCCTGGATTTAAGGAAGTCCGTCTGGTACCTGGTCGCCACGACATCGCCTTTGTGGAATTTGACAATGAGGTCCAAGCCGGAGCAGCACGCGACGCGCTCCAAGGGTTTAAGATCACTCAGTCGAACGCAATGAAAATCTCCTTTGCAAAGAAATGA